The following coding sequences are from one Spea bombifrons isolate aSpeBom1 chromosome 13, aSpeBom1.2.pri, whole genome shotgun sequence window:
- the LOC128472014 gene encoding urotensin-2 receptor-like, protein MENKSSGPGNLSHVDPTGSSMDELIITGTFGTLLSLMYVAGVAGNVYTLVVMCHSMRYAANMYISIINLALADLLYLSSIPFIVCTYFVKDWYFGDIGCRILLSLDLLTMHASIFTLTVMCTERYMAVTKPLDTIRRSKSYRKGMAVAVWSLSFLLTLPMMIMVTLTEGKGKGVKRMCAPTWSLAAYRIYLTVLFSTSIMAPGLIIGYLYTRLARTYLESQRNPVNKKENKRSPKQKVLIMIFSIVLVFWACFLPFWIWQLVRLYDVTPQLSSQTQKCINYLVTCLTYSNSCINPFLYTLLTKNYREYLRNRHKKFYRFTSAFKKRGATLQCSSWGRSMSSSNHYDFASESIIMTGVREIK, encoded by the coding sequence ATGGAGAACAAGTCCTCCGGCCCGGGGAACCTGTCCCACGTGGACCCCACAGGCTCCAGCATGGACGAGCTGATCATCACCGGCACCTTTGGGACTCTCCTGTCTCTGATGTACGTGGCTGGGGTGGCAGGGAATGTCTACACCCTGGTGGTCATGTGCCACTCAATGAGGTATGCGGCCAATATGTACATTTCCATCATCAACCTGGCCCTGGCAGACCTCCTCTACCTGTCCAGCATCCCCTTCATTGTGTGCACCTACTTTGTCAAGGACTGGTATTTTGGGGACATTGGGTGCAGGATTCTCCTCAGCCTGGACCTTCTCACCATGCATGCCAGCATCTTCACCCTCACTGTCATGTGCACCGAGAGGTACATGGCGGTCACCAAACCCCTGGACACAATTAGGAGGTCCAAGAGCTACAGGAAGGGCATGGCTGTGGCTGTGTGGTCCTTGTCCTTCCTCCTGACTCTGCCCATGATGATCATGGTGACCTTAACAGAGGGAAAGGGTAAAGGTGTAAAGAGGATGTGTGCCCCAACTTGGAGCCTTGCAGCCTACAGGATCTACCTGACTGTCCTGTTCAGCACCAGCATCATGGCCCCAGGATTGATCATTGGCTACCTGTACACCAGGTTGGCCAGGACTTACCTGGAGTCCCAGAGGAACCCAGTGAACAAAAAGGAGAACAAGAGATCTCCCAAGCAGAAGGTCCTCATCATGATCTTCAGCATTGTCCTGGTCTTCTGGGCTTGCTTCCTACCCTTCTGGATCTGGCAGCTGGTCAGACTTTATGATGTGACCCCCCAGCTCTCTTCCCAGACCCAAAAGTGCATTAATTACCTGGTCACCTGCCTGACGTACAGCAACagctgcattaaccccttcctgtaCACCTTACTCACCAAGAACTACAGAGAGTACTTGAGAAACAGGCACAAGAAGTTTTACAGGTTCACCTCTGCCTTCAAGAAGAGAGGGGCCACCTTGCAGTGCTCCTCGTGGGGTCGCTCAATGTCCTCCAGCAACCACTATGACTTTGCCTCGGAGTCGATTATCATGACAGGTGTCAGGGAGATTAAATGA